The Prevotella herbatica genome contains the following window.
TCAATTCTGCTTGTCCAAAGGCTGGTGAGTGTATGCATTTCATGACGGGAAAAAATGTTCCTGATGATGTGACTCTGGGCAATGCTATTTATCCTAATGCATGTAAAAACGGAGAATGCAGCTTCTTCAAACAAATAAGGATGATGAGAGGTGCTTATGGATTTAACACCATGCTTAATGAATTAAAACGAAAAGACGAGGAACTCCTAAGAGGTATGATAGCTGATTATCTGGGCAGTAACACCACTTACTATAAATTTAATAGA
Protein-coding sequences here:
- a CDS encoding DUF6078 family protein: MKDQNEKTLFNYADAPKSWYNCFNSACPKAGECMHFMTGKNVPDDVTLGNAIYPNACKNGECSFFKQIRMMRGAYGFNTMLNELKRKDEELLRGMIADYLGSNTTYYKFNRGEKLLTPEQQEWILNLFHKNGYIGEKEFEGYRYIYDFSE